The following proteins are co-located in the Candidatus Omnitrophota bacterium genome:
- the lpxI gene encoding UDP-2,3-diacylglucosamine diphosphatase LpxI (LpxI, functionally equivalent to LpxH, replaces it in LPS biosynthesis in a minority of bacteria.), protein MEKIGLIAGNRRFPILFCEAARKRNYSVVAVAIKGDTSPKIKKCADKVYWIGLKEFSRLFEIFKSEGITKIVMAGQISPYRLFSKDIDKDAELKELLERVKDKKADTLFTAVAEKLRMSGFELIDSTTFVEGLLPAKGVLTRREPNLREWEDINFGRELAKAIAALDIGQTVAVKHKAIVAVEALEGTDNLIRRAGRIARGGIIVVKVSKPKQDMRFDIPVIGLNTVKNLIRAKAACMAIEAAKTLFIDKEESIRLADKKGIALVAV, encoded by the coding sequence ATGGAAAAAATCGGTTTAATCGCCGGGAACAGAAGGTTCCCTATTTTATTTTGTGAGGCTGCCAGGAAAAGGAATTATTCTGTTGTAGCAGTAGCCATAAAAGGCGACACCTCACCTAAAATAAAGAAATGCGCGGATAAGGTTTACTGGATAGGCCTGAAGGAATTTAGCAGGTTATTTGAAATTTTTAAAAGCGAGGGGATAACTAAAATAGTGATGGCCGGCCAGATTAGCCCGTACCGGCTATTCAGTAAGGATATAGATAAGGACGCAGAGCTTAAAGAATTGTTGGAGCGCGTAAAAGATAAAAAGGCAGATACCTTATTTACAGCGGTAGCAGAAAAATTACGGATGTCGGGTTTTGAGCTGATAGATTCTACCACCTTTGTTGAAGGGCTCTTGCCCGCAAAGGGGGTATTGACCAGGAGAGAGCCGAATTTACGGGAATGGGAAGACATAAATTTCGGGCGAGAATTGGCAAAGGCGATTGCGGCTTTGGATATAGGCCAGACCGTGGCTGTTAAACATAAGGCAATAGTAGCCGTAGAGGCGCTGGAGGGCACAGATAACCTCATCAGGCGCGCAGGCAGAATTGCCCGCGGCGGCATCATAGTGGTAAAGGTCAGTAAGCCTAAACAGGATATGCGTTTTGATATACCGGTAATAGGGTTAAATACCGTCAAGAACCTCATTCGGGCAAAAGCTGCCTGTATGGCTATTGAAGCGGCTAAGACCCTATTTATAGATAAAGAAGAAAGTATCAGGTTAGCGGATAAGAAGGGCATTGCCTTGGTAGCGGTATGA
- the lpxA gene encoding acyl-ACP--UDP-N-acetylglucosamine O-acyltransferase has protein sequence MQIHSTAIVSKKAKLADDIQVGPYTIIGDNATIGLGTKVGAYCLIEGNTSIGGSCEIFTGAVIGSRPQDLKYKGEKSFLKIGNNNIIREYCTFNPGTGEGSKTIVGDNNLFMAYSHIAHDCRVGNDCVVANNGTLAGHVTIEDKAVVGGLVAIHQFVTVGMLSIIGGCSKVVQDIPPYSTCDGHPARVYGLNLIGLRRSGISKESMTQLSRAFKIFFSEGLTIKHALGKVEKEIKAGNEVSYLINFIKKSQRGVSRSCLSKE, from the coding sequence ATGCAGATACATTCTACGGCAATAGTTTCTAAGAAGGCAAAACTGGCCGATGATATACAAGTCGGCCCTTATACTATTATCGGGGATAATGCCACCATAGGCCTCGGTACCAAGGTTGGCGCTTATTGCTTGATTGAAGGCAATACTTCTATCGGCGGGTCCTGCGAGATTTTTACCGGAGCAGTTATCGGCAGCCGGCCGCAGGACTTAAAATATAAAGGCGAGAAGAGTTTCCTTAAGATAGGCAATAATAATATTATCCGTGAATATTGCACCTTCAACCCGGGAACGGGAGAAGGCAGCAAGACTATTGTGGGCGATAATAATCTCTTTATGGCTTACTCGCACATTGCCCACGATTGCCGGGTAGGTAATGATTGTGTTGTCGCCAACAACGGCACCCTTGCCGGGCACGTAACTATTGAGGATAAAGCAGTCGTAGGGGGCTTGGTAGCTATCCATCAATTCGTTACGGTAGGCATGCTTTCTATTATCGGGGGATGCTCCAAAGTCGTGCAGGATATCCCGCCTTATTCTACCTGCGACGGACATCCCGCGCGCGTATATGGCTTAAACCTTATCGGTTTAAGGCGTAGCGGCATTTCAAAAGAATCAATGACGCAGCTTTCCCGTGCGTTCAAGATATTCTTTAGCGAGGGCCTCACCATCAAGCATGCCTTAGGGAAGGTAGAGAAAGAAATAAAAGCCGGTAACGAGGTTTCATACTTGATTAATTTTATCAAAAAATCTCAAAGAGGAGTATCCCGCTCCTGCCTTTCTAAAGAATAG
- a CDS encoding bifunctional UDP-3-O-[3-hydroxymyristoyl] N-acetylglucosamine deacetylase/3-hydroxyacyl-ACP dehydratase, with protein MKSWKKKQKIGRQRVDRQKTIEREVSLKGIGLHTANKVNIIFKPADVDTGINFIRTDLPGRPVIKASVGSVISQSRSPRRTSIGCDGAEIHTVEHLMAALSGLGIDNLYIEIDNDEVPGLDGSSLNFLEILSEAGLKEQERPRQAYSIKEPIFVEEPGGAAIVAVPAQEFRISYTLNYNHPLLKAQFLDIIINGNVFKNELSLARTFCLENEVTELQQQGLGRGANFENTLVVGEAGVIKNKLRYPDEFIRHKILDLLGDLYILGAPLQGHIIALRSGHSLNLKLVKKIDQQRQRYTLGGIEAGRHPAAAAGQQELDREAVMKILPHRDPFLFVDKIISLEEGKHAVGVKNVSMDEYFFKGHFPGKPVMPGVLILETMAQVGGVMMLSPQENRGKIAYFMSIDNAKFRKPVVPGDQLILEVEAVKVKTRTGQIHGRALVDGKVVAEADLMFALAEGS; from the coding sequence TTGAAGAGTTGGAAAAAGAAGCAAAAGATAGGCAGGCAAAGAGTGGATAGGCAAAAGACAATCGAAAGGGAAGTGAGTTTAAAAGGCATAGGTTTACATACCGCCAATAAAGTTAACATCATATTTAAACCGGCGGATGTAGATACAGGTATTAATTTCATCCGTACGGACCTTCCCGGCAGGCCGGTCATTAAGGCCTCGGTTGGTTCTGTTATTTCGCAGTCTCGTTCGCCAAGGCGCACCTCTATCGGATGCGACGGCGCAGAGATACATACCGTCGAGCATCTTATGGCGGCGTTATCGGGCTTAGGCATAGATAATCTTTATATTGAGATTGATAATGACGAAGTTCCGGGCCTAGACGGCAGCAGCCTTAATTTCCTGGAGATTTTGAGTGAGGCAGGCCTTAAAGAACAGGAAAGGCCGCGCCAGGCCTATTCTATCAAAGAGCCGATTTTTGTAGAAGAGCCGGGCGGCGCAGCTATTGTGGCAGTGCCGGCGCAGGAATTCAGGATTTCTTATACCTTAAATTACAATCACCCTTTGCTTAAGGCGCAGTTTCTGGATATAATTATAAATGGCAACGTATTTAAAAACGAATTATCTTTAGCGCGCACATTTTGTCTAGAAAACGAGGTAACGGAATTGCAGCAACAGGGTTTAGGCCGCGGGGCGAACTTTGAGAATACCCTCGTTGTGGGCGAGGCAGGGGTAATAAAAAATAAATTACGCTATCCGGACGAGTTCATCCGGCATAAGATATTGGACTTATTAGGCGACTTATATATTTTAGGGGCACCGCTACAAGGGCATATCATCGCCTTAAGGAGCGGCCATTCCCTGAATTTAAAACTGGTTAAAAAAATAGACCAGCAGAGGCAAAGGTATACGCTAGGCGGCATAGAAGCAGGCCGTCATCCCGCCGCAGCAGCAGGGCAACAGGAATTGGACCGGGAAGCCGTTATGAAGATACTGCCCCACCGCGACCCTTTCCTTTTTGTAGATAAAATTATTTCTTTAGAAGAAGGAAAGCATGCCGTAGGGGTCAAGAACGTCAGTATGGATGAATATTTCTTCAAGGGGCATTTCCCGGGTAAGCCGGTTATGCCGGGTGTTTTGATTCTTGAAACGATGGCCCAGGTAGGCGGGGTGATGATGCTCTCGCCGCAAGAAAACCGGGGAAAGATCGCCTATTTTATGTCTATAGACAACGCGAAATTCAGGAAGCCGGTCGTGCCCGGAGACCAGCTTATTCTGGAAGTTGAAGCCGTTAAAGTAAAAACCAGGACAGGGCAGATACACGGCAGGGCTTTGGTAGATGGAAAGGTAGTGGCAGAGGCAGATTTGATGTTTGCCCTTGCTGAAGGTTCGTAA
- the lpxD gene encoding UDP-3-O-(3-hydroxymyristoyl)glucosamine N-acyltransferase, with translation MPKTLKEIAKFLEGELVGESDIIITGISGIKEANEGDITFLANPKYLPLLEKTRASAVITSRDIRDAPKPIIRTENPSLAFAKMVSFMAPCEIKHHQGIHPAAILGEDVSLGKGVAIGPYAVIEDNVSIGDDTVIYSGCFVGHHSKIGEDALIYPNVSVRERVTIGNRVIIHSGTVIGSDGFGFATVEGLHHKIPQIGTVEIGDDVEIGANVTIDRARFDKTVIGSGTKIDNLVQIAHNVIIGKNCIIVAQVGISGSTTVGNNVVLAGQVGLVGHINIGDNSIVMAQSGVSKSIPPNTISWGYPAKPANIAKRVNACVQNLPRLYETIAELKKKIEELEKEAKDRQAKSG, from the coding sequence ATGCCCAAGACCTTAAAAGAGATAGCTAAATTTCTTGAAGGCGAGTTAGTAGGCGAGTCCGATATTATAATTACCGGTATTTCGGGGATAAAAGAGGCTAATGAGGGGGATATTACCTTTTTGGCCAATCCCAAATACCTCCCGCTCTTAGAAAAGACGCGCGCCTCTGCCGTCATTACTTCAAGGGATATAAGGGATGCGCCCAAACCGATTATCCGCACGGAAAATCCGTCGCTGGCATTTGCCAAGATGGTTTCTTTTATGGCGCCTTGCGAGATAAAGCACCATCAGGGCATACACCCTGCGGCAATATTAGGCGAGGACGTATCTTTAGGTAAAGGCGTAGCTATCGGGCCCTACGCGGTCATAGAAGATAACGTATCCATAGGGGATGATACCGTTATTTATTCCGGTTGTTTTGTGGGCCACCATAGTAAAATAGGGGAGGATGCTTTAATTTATCCGAATGTTTCTGTGCGTGAACGCGTCACCATAGGTAACCGGGTAATTATCCATAGCGGCACGGTGATAGGTTCTGACGGTTTTGGTTTTGCGACGGTAGAGGGATTGCACCATAAAATCCCGCAGATAGGGACAGTGGAAATAGGCGACGACGTGGAGATTGGCGCCAATGTTACCATTGACCGGGCGCGTTTTGATAAAACCGTCATCGGCAGCGGTACCAAGATAGATAATCTTGTCCAGATTGCCCATAACGTAATAATCGGGAAAAACTGTATTATCGTAGCGCAGGTGGGGATCTCTGGCAGCACCACCGTCGGCAATAATGTGGTTTTGGCCGGCCAGGTAGGGCTAGTCGGCCACATCAATATAGGCGATAATTCCATAGTGATGGCCCAGTCGGGGGTGAGCAAATCTATCCCGCCTAATACTATATCCTGGGGTTATCCGGCAAAGCCCGCGAATATCGCCAAGCGCGTAAATGCCTGCGTGCAGAATCTCCCGCGCCTTTATGAGACGATAGCGGAGCTAAAAAAGAAAATTGAAGAGTTGGAAAAAGAAGCAAAAGATAGGCAGGCAAAGAGTGGATAG
- a CDS encoding OmpH family outer membrane protein: protein MRKFMFASLGLLLCVAFIGTTCVLAAEKIACVDLGRIFSEYSKTKDFDKTLGDKQAGYDTERNKKVNDIKQFQDKFNLLSDKEKEAKKAELETKIKSLQEFDRESQTDLRKQFNDKKTELIKDIDDTINRYAAKEGYTLVLSEAGLAYNAKNLDITDKILEALNKGYKK, encoded by the coding sequence ATGAGGAAGTTTATGTTTGCTTCTTTGGGGTTGTTATTGTGCGTGGCGTTTATCGGGACAACCTGCGTATTAGCTGCCGAAAAGATCGCCTGCGTTGATTTGGGCCGTATTTTCAGCGAATATTCCAAGACAAAGGATTTTGACAAAACATTAGGCGACAAACAGGCCGGTTACGATACCGAAAGAAATAAAAAAGTAAATGATATCAAGCAGTTTCAGGACAAATTTAATTTACTGAGCGATAAAGAAAAAGAGGCCAAAAAAGCAGAGCTGGAAACCAAAATTAAGTCGCTTCAGGAATTTGACCGCGAGAGCCAGACTGACCTGCGTAAGCAATTCAACGATAAAAAAACCGAGTTAATAAAGGATATTGACGATACGATTAACCGGTATGCGGCGAAAGAAGGATATACCCTGGTTTTGAGCGAAGCGGGCTTAGCTTATAACGCCAAGAACCTGGATATCACAGATAAGATACTCGAGGCCCTGAATAAGGGATATAAAAAATAA
- the bamA gene encoding outer membrane protein assembly factor BamA: MRKRVIILLGVIFILSGSIFSFAQDETSSGQETAVSSQGTPVKLVTAIEIKGNQNISTNTIVSKMKTRVGSSYQENIVSDDLKRLYLLGFFSDINIDTQPYKDGVKVVITVKERPIIEKITFSGILRLTMKEDKIKESLKSKEGQYLDYPNLSEDIKAIKKLYEKIGYSQAGVNYKVDMIKETGRVRIEFSVDEGKRTRVKKIFVEGNKNFSDKRIIKLMKTKQAWFFNAGVLKDEVLQEDIERIKSFYHREGYTDVAVDYKVEPEAKKKYFLDITINVQEGKKYLVGNVTIEGNNKLSRDKILLRLKECVPGKVFSTEALRQDIMNIQALYFDQGYIFAQVQEATSLNSYTGRIDITYNITENEAAYVDKIKIRGNVKTKDIVIRRELRIKPGDKFDGEKLKRSKERLQNLGFFEDVNYDTEDTNTPDKKDLVVEVKETKTGAFSFGGGYSSVDKLVGFIEVEQKNFDWKNFPYFTGAGQDLKLRASLGTVTEEFDLSFTEPWLFDYPVSFGFDGYKRVHKRESDIGYGYDENIVGGDMRLGKEITEYIRGNFMYRYDIIKITNITDNASNDLRQEYGENHVSSASLGLTYDSTDNMFDPTKGDVLTLSGEWAGGPFAGDKDFLKFFSRASHYVPLIRGSVLEFRGRLGMAKSYGDSTSVPIYERFFAGGAYTIRGYDERRVGPLDSVSKDPLGGESMLVGNIEYTFPVASFIKLAAFYDVGNVWSQMSRIADGGFKSGFGLGVRIKTPIGPVMVDYGIPLNKEPGEDKKKNGQFHFNMSQGF, translated from the coding sequence ATGCGCAAAAGAGTAATTATACTTCTTGGGGTTATTTTTATATTGAGTGGGAGTATTTTCTCGTTTGCTCAGGATGAAACATCTTCAGGACAGGAAACCGCAGTTTCTTCGCAAGGCACCCCCGTCAAATTAGTCACCGCCATAGAGATTAAAGGCAATCAAAATATAAGCACGAATACCATCGTCTCCAAGATGAAGACCAGAGTCGGCAGCTCTTATCAGGAAAACATCGTCAGCGATGATTTAAAGCGCCTTTACCTTTTAGGTTTTTTCAGCGATATAAATATTGATACCCAGCCTTATAAGGATGGAGTGAAGGTGGTCATTACCGTTAAGGAGAGGCCGATAATTGAAAAGATTACCTTTTCGGGCATATTGCGCCTGACCATGAAGGAAGATAAAATTAAGGAATCCCTGAAATCAAAGGAAGGCCAATACCTGGACTACCCTAACCTCAGCGAGGACATCAAGGCAATCAAGAAATTATACGAGAAGATAGGTTACAGCCAGGCCGGAGTTAACTATAAGGTAGATATGATTAAGGAAACAGGCAGGGTGAGGATAGAGTTTAGCGTGGATGAGGGCAAGAGGACAAGGGTGAAGAAAATTTTTGTGGAGGGCAACAAGAATTTTTCCGATAAGCGCATTATAAAATTGATGAAGACTAAGCAGGCCTGGTTTTTTAATGCCGGAGTCTTAAAGGATGAGGTATTGCAGGAAGATATCGAGCGTATTAAGTCGTTCTACCACAGGGAAGGTTATACTGACGTGGCAGTGGATTATAAAGTCGAGCCGGAAGCCAAGAAGAAATATTTTTTGGACATTACCATCAATGTCCAGGAAGGCAAGAAATACCTCGTCGGTAATGTAACCATAGAGGGCAATAATAAGCTCTCCAGGGACAAGATCCTGTTAAGGCTTAAGGAGTGTGTGCCGGGTAAGGTCTTCAGCACCGAGGCATTAAGGCAGGATATTATGAATATCCAGGCCTTATATTTTGACCAAGGGTATATATTTGCGCAGGTACAGGAGGCCACCTCCTTAAATTCCTACACCGGGCGCATAGATATAACTTATAATATCACTGAAAATGAAGCCGCCTATGTGGATAAGATAAAGATAAGGGGTAACGTCAAGACCAAAGACATCGTTATCCGCCGGGAACTGCGCATAAAGCCCGGCGATAAATTTGACGGAGAAAAACTGAAACGCAGCAAAGAGAGGCTGCAAAACCTGGGTTTCTTTGAAGACGTAAATTACGATACCGAAGACACCAATACCCCCGATAAAAAAGATTTAGTAGTGGAGGTAAAAGAAACAAAAACCGGCGCCTTTAGTTTCGGCGGCGGCTACTCCAGCGTCGATAAACTCGTGGGTTTCATTGAGGTTGAGCAGAAGAATTTTGACTGGAAGAACTTCCCTTATTTTACCGGCGCAGGCCAGGACCTGAAACTGCGCGCGTCATTGGGGACAGTCACCGAAGAATTTGACCTGAGCTTTACCGAGCCATGGCTCTTTGATTATCCGGTGTCTTTTGGATTCGACGGCTATAAGCGTGTCCATAAGAGGGAGTCCGATATAGGTTATGGTTATGATGAGAATATAGTCGGCGGCGACATGCGTTTGGGTAAAGAGATCACCGAATACATCAGGGGAAATTTCATGTACCGCTACGATATCATTAAAATTACAAATATAACAGACAATGCCAGCAATGATTTAAGGCAGGAGTATGGCGAAAACCATGTCAGCAGCGCAAGTTTGGGCCTTACCTATGACAGCACGGATAATATGTTTGACCCTACTAAAGGCGATGTGTTAACCCTTTCCGGTGAGTGGGCAGGCGGGCCTTTTGCCGGAGATAAGGATTTTTTAAAATTCTTCAGCCGGGCCTCGCATTATGTCCCTTTGATCCGCGGCTCTGTCCTGGAATTCAGGGGTAGGTTAGGAATGGCAAAGTCTTACGGCGATTCTACCAGTGTGCCCATATATGAGAGGTTCTTCGCCGGAGGCGCCTATACTATCAGGGGTTATGATGAAAGGCGGGTCGGGCCTCTGGATAGTGTCTCTAAAGACCCCTTAGGCGGTGAGTCCATGCTGGTGGGCAATATTGAATATACCTTTCCGGTGGCCAGCTTTATCAAATTAGCCGCTTTCTATGACGTAGGAAATGTCTGGTCGCAGATGAGCAGGATCGCCGACGGCGGATTTAAGTCAGGGTTCGGTTTAGGAGTGAGGATTAAGACGCCTATCGGCCCGGTAATGGTGGACTATGGCATTCCGTTAAACAAGGAGCCCGGAGAGGATAAAAAGAAAAACGGACAGTTTCATTTCAACATGAGCCAGGGTTTTTAA
- the dnaB gene encoding replicative DNA helicase: MAEIALEKIPPQNLEAEMAVLGSTLIDEEAISVAIELLESDSFYKDTHRKIFQAISDLYNANKAVDLITLTDELRRSAILEEIGGVSYLTLLVNSVPTAANISHYVSIVKEKNILRTLINNATKIVSMCYESDGNVDEVLDSAEKCIFEVASKKPQGNFLHLKEIIKDSIETIDQLYQKKAHITGVPTGYIDFDSKTSGLQPSDLIVVAGRPSMGKSALALGIAEYAGVIEKIPIAFFSLEMSKEQLVQRMLCAHAKVDAHKVRTGYLSSADWPRLTAAAGKLSEAPIFIDDTPAISVMELRAKARRLKAHQDIQLIVLDYMQLMRGSAKIENRQQEISDISRSLKALARELNVPIVAISQLSRAVESRTDHRPQLSDLRESGAIEQDADVVVLILREEYYNPTPDNEGIAEVIIAKQRNGPVGSVKLTFIKEYTRFENIARTEE, translated from the coding sequence ATGGCAGAAATAGCCCTGGAAAAGATCCCGCCGCAGAATCTTGAAGCTGAAATGGCGGTGTTGGGTTCTACCCTGATAGACGAAGAAGCCATCTCCGTAGCCATAGAATTATTGGAGAGTGATTCTTTTTATAAGGATACCCATAGAAAAATATTCCAGGCAATATCCGACCTCTACAACGCCAATAAGGCAGTTGACCTGATTACCCTCACCGACGAATTAAGAAGAAGCGCTATCCTCGAAGAAATAGGCGGAGTAAGCTACCTGACGCTCTTGGTCAATTCCGTCCCTACCGCTGCCAATATCAGCCACTACGTCAGTATCGTAAAGGAAAAAAATATATTAAGGACCCTGATAAATAACGCCACAAAGATAGTTTCCATGTGTTATGAAAGCGATGGCAACGTAGATGAGGTTTTAGACAGCGCGGAAAAATGTATCTTTGAGGTGGCCAGCAAAAAACCACAGGGTAATTTTTTGCATCTTAAGGAGATTATCAAGGATAGCATTGAAACCATAGACCAGCTTTACCAGAAGAAGGCGCATATTACCGGCGTCCCGACGGGATACATAGATTTTGACAGCAAGACTTCGGGCCTGCAGCCTTCGGATCTGATTGTTGTTGCCGGAAGGCCTTCTATGGGCAAGAGCGCACTCGCCTTAGGGATAGCCGAATACGCCGGGGTGATAGAAAAAATCCCGATAGCTTTTTTTAGTTTAGAGATGTCCAAGGAACAGCTGGTGCAGAGGATGCTTTGCGCCCACGCCAAGGTCGACGCGCATAAAGTCAGGACAGGCTATCTTTCTTCCGCGGATTGGCCGCGTTTGACTGCCGCAGCAGGCAAGCTCTCCGAAGCCCCGATTTTTATAGACGATACACCCGCGATCTCCGTAATGGAACTGCGCGCCAAGGCCCGGCGCCTGAAGGCCCATCAGGACATCCAGCTGATTGTTCTAGATTACATGCAGTTGATGCGCGGTTCGGCTAAAATAGAGAACAGGCAGCAGGAGATCTCCGATATCTCGCGTTCCCTAAAGGCGCTGGCAAGGGAATTAAATGTCCCCATCGTGGCCATCAGCCAGCTTTCGCGCGCCGTTGAATCGCGCACAGACCATCGGCCGCAGCTTTCCGACTTAAGGGAATCCGGCGCCATAGAGCAGGATGCGGATGTGGTAGTCCTCATATTGAGAGAGGAATATTATAATCCTACCCCGGATAATGAAGGCATAGCAGAGGTAATCATCGCCAAGCAGCGCAACGGCCCCGTAGGTTCCGTAAAATTGACCTTTATCAAGGAATATACGCGATTCGAAAATATCGCCCGCACGGAAGAATAA
- the rplI gene encoding 50S ribosomal protein L9, with amino-acid sequence MEVILNQDIDRIGKAGSVVKVKDGFARNFLLPNGLAVPATSASLKKLEQEKQTKALHLEKIKKEAEEFKAQLDKLSLTIPVLTHEGEKLYAGITALDLANALKDEGLIINKDFFLLDEPIKSLGIYEVPVKLHPQVLAKIKVWIVKK; translated from the coding sequence ATGGAAGTTATTTTAAATCAGGATATAGACAGGATTGGCAAGGCAGGCAGCGTCGTTAAGGTAAAAGACGGGTTCGCCCGTAATTTCCTTTTGCCTAACGGCTTGGCTGTGCCGGCAACCTCTGCCAGCCTGAAAAAATTAGAGCAGGAGAAGCAGACAAAAGCGCTGCACCTGGAAAAAATAAAGAAGGAAGCCGAAGAGTTCAAGGCGCAATTAGATAAGTTGTCTTTGACTATTCCCGTCCTGACCCACGAAGGAGAAAAGCTCTATGCCGGCATAACCGCCCTGGATTTAGCAAACGCCCTGAAAGACGAAGGCCTTATTATCAATAAAGATTTCTTTCTTCTCGATGAACCCATAAAATCTCTCGGCATATACGAAGTGCCTGTCAAGCTGCACCCGCAAGTATTAGCAAAGATAAAAGTCTGGATCGTTAAAAAATAA
- the rpsR gene encoding 30S ribosomal protein S18, which translates to MPIRTKTKRIIKKRDVLSGSRKKFCRLCLDKTKAVDYKDVKRLEAFIRERGKILSTRISGNCAKHQRMVAEAIKKARYLSLIPYTRI; encoded by the coding sequence ATGCCAATCAGGACTAAAACGAAGAGGATTATCAAAAAGCGTGATGTCCTTTCAGGGTCAAGAAAAAAATTCTGCCGGTTATGCTTAGATAAAACCAAGGCCGTAGATTATAAAGACGTAAAGAGGCTGGAGGCGTTTATCAGGGAGAGAGGAAAAATCCTTTCTACGCGCATTTCCGGTAATTGCGCCAAGCACCAGAGGATGGTGGCGGAAGCGATAAAAAAGGCAAGATACCTCTCGCTTATTCCTTACACGCGCATATAA
- a CDS encoding single-stranded DNA-binding protein: MANFNKVILIGNLTKDPELRYTPQGAAVANLRLAVNTRFRDKNQELREEACFVTAVVWNKQAETCNQYLHKGSPIMVEGRLQSRSWEDNSGQKRSVLEVKADRVQFLGGAPNKGPAAGPAAEEQAHEPSTETTWLEESEDKSNANQD, translated from the coding sequence ATGGCTAATTTTAATAAGGTAATACTTATCGGGAACCTGACCAAGGACCCGGAACTGCGCTATACGCCGCAGGGGGCAGCAGTGGCTAATTTAAGGCTTGCCGTCAACACCAGGTTCCGCGATAAAAACCAGGAATTAAGAGAAGAGGCTTGTTTTGTCACAGCAGTAGTCTGGAATAAACAGGCAGAGACCTGTAACCAATATTTACATAAAGGAAGCCCTATTATGGTTGAAGGCAGGCTCCAGTCGCGTTCGTGGGAGGATAACTCTGGCCAGAAGCGCTCTGTCCTGGAAGTAAAGGCTGACCGCGTTCAATTCCTGGGAGGCGCACCTAATAAGGGGCCGGCGGCTGGACCAGCAGCCGAAGAGCAGGCGCATGAGCCGTCTACAGAGACAACCTGGTTAGAAGAAAGCGAGGATAAATCCAATGCCAATCAGGACTAA
- the rpsF gene encoding 30S ribosomal protein S6 — MKKYEIMFIIKPDLSEEEKKTLFDQIGDVVAKNNGKVSSAAIWSEKRKLYFTIKKHREGVYYLVNFTVAPGAIVNINHAYALNENILRVLVTALE; from the coding sequence ATGAAAAAATATGAAATAATGTTTATTATTAAGCCGGATTTGTCTGAAGAGGAAAAGAAAACCCTGTTTGACCAGATTGGCGATGTGGTGGCCAAAAATAACGGTAAAGTTTCAAGCGCTGCTATCTGGTCCGAAAAAAGAAAACTCTATTTTACGATTAAAAAACACCGTGAGGGCGTCTATTATCTGGTGAATTTTACCGTAGCACCAGGCGCTATAGTAAATATAAACCATGCCTATGCGTTAAACGAGAACATCTTAAGGGTTCTGGTTACGGCATTAGAGTAA
- the pth gene encoding aminoacyl-tRNA hydrolase has product MKLIVGLGNPGRIYIDSRHNIGFSVIKTLSRIYKIPLKKDSNTFSLSGKGIIENKNIILAQPLTFMNLSGIAVAALLKKYKIELGDLLVVCDDLDLEFGMLRIRPLGSSGGHKGLSSIIGYLGNQGFARLRIGIGRQGKARQDAAEYVLSPFTKREKKEIEGIVEKACDCCGFWASCGITESMNVFNRRSN; this is encoded by the coding sequence ATGAAACTTATAGTTGGGCTAGGAAATCCGGGAAGGATTTATATAGATTCAAGGCACAACATCGGTTTTTCCGTCATAAAAACCCTGAGTAGAATTTATAAAATTCCTCTTAAAAAAGACAGTAATACTTTTTCTTTAAGCGGTAAAGGTATAATAGAAAACAAAAATATTATCCTAGCACAGCCTTTGACCTTTATGAACCTATCGGGTATCGCGGTAGCTGCCTTGCTTAAAAAATATAAAATAGAATTAGGGGATTTGCTGGTAGTCTGCGATGATTTGGATTTGGAATTCGGCATGCTGAGGATAAGGCCGCTTGGTTCTTCCGGCGGGCATAAGGGCTTAAGTTCTATAATAGGTTATTTGGGGAACCAGGGATTTGCGAGGCTGCGCATCGGAATAGGCAGGCAAGGAAAAGCTAGGCAAGATGCCGCAGAATATGTTTTGTCGCCTTTTACCAAAAGAGAAAAAAAAGAAATTGAGGGGATAGTAGAAAAGGCCTGTGACTGCTGCGGATTCTGGGCATCTTGCGGGATAACGGAGAGCATGAATGTTTTTAACCGACGGAGCAATTAG